One Streptomyces sp. RPA4-2 genomic window carries:
- a CDS encoding lamin tail domain-containing protein — MQISRVQYDSPGWDSGSNASLNKEWVEVTNTGRSGVNLNGWTLSGRDGRAYVFHLRLGGRETVRVHTGVGRDARRDVYQDRRGYAWDNRADTATLRNDHRRLIDVVTWGRGHGGRGHEAPGGHNGRGHGAPGGHNGRGHEAPGGHNGRGHGAPGGHNGRGHEAPGGHNGRGHEAPGGHNGRGHEGPGGHNGRGH; from the coding sequence GTGCAGATCAGTCGCGTGCAGTACGACTCCCCGGGCTGGGACTCGGGGAGCAACGCGTCGTTGAACAAGGAGTGGGTGGAGGTCACCAACACGGGGCGTTCGGGCGTGAACCTGAACGGCTGGACGCTGTCGGGCCGTGACGGCCGCGCGTACGTCTTCCACCTGCGTCTGGGAGGCCGCGAGACGGTGCGGGTGCACACGGGAGTGGGGCGTGACGCGCGCCGTGACGTGTACCAGGACCGCCGTGGCTACGCCTGGGACAACCGCGCGGACACCGCGACGTTGCGCAACGACCACCGTCGTCTGATCGACGTGGTGACGTGGGGCCGTGGACACGGCGGCCGCGGACACGAAGCCCCCGGCGGTCACAACGGGCGGGGACACGGCGCTCCCGGTGGGCACAACGGCCGTGGTCACGAGGCTCCGGGTGGGCACAACGGGCGCGGACACGGCGCCCCCGGTGGGCACAACGGCCGTGGTCACGAGGCTCCGGGCGGGCACAACGGCCGTGGTCACGAGGCTCCGGGCGGACACAACGGTCGCGGTCACGAGGGCCCGGGCGGACACAACGGTCGCGGTCACTAG
- a CDS encoding MarR family winged helix-turn-helix transcriptional regulator — protein MTPTSTSVADQCNNLALRKAARYLGATYDKALAPVGLRATQFSILQRLSAHGEMTITGLADTIAMDRTTMASNLKPLAREGLVTVEPSAADRRARIAAITPDGLSRLKAALPLWKAVQARFEESFGTDEAARLRTSLKAVIDTGFQPWAE, from the coding sequence ATGACCCCTACGTCGACGAGCGTCGCCGACCAGTGCAACAACCTGGCACTGCGCAAGGCGGCCCGATACCTGGGGGCGACGTACGACAAGGCCCTGGCCCCCGTCGGCCTCCGAGCCACGCAGTTCAGCATCCTGCAGAGGCTGAGTGCGCACGGCGAGATGACGATCACCGGCCTCGCGGACACGATCGCCATGGACCGTACGACGATGGCCTCGAACCTCAAGCCGCTCGCGCGGGAGGGGCTGGTGACCGTCGAGCCGTCGGCGGCCGACCGTCGTGCGCGGATCGCCGCCATCACACCGGACGGCCTCTCCCGGCTGAAGGCGGCGCTCCCCCTGTGGAAGGCCGTGCAAGCCCGGTTCGAGGAGAGCTTCGGCACCGACGAGGCAGCCCGGCTGCGCACGTCCCTCAAGGCCGTGATCGACACGGGCTTCCAGCCCTGGGCCGAATAG
- a CDS encoding NAD(P)H-binding protein: protein MTANDLVLIANAGDVGRGVLDQLRAQDVPVRVLVRHDDDRAAGLRALGAEVVVGDLTRPESVAAALRGVGKMYFAMPVSPDHLLATTVVATVARDCAELDVLVGMSQMTVSQMTATSTAESDQQRLHWLGEQVLNWSGLPVVHIRPTSFLDNPLFTTLAARSIRENGTIALPFGTGRTSPVAVVDVARVVAAVLLDPPPHIGHVYELTGPRSMDMTEMAEEFSRALGRPVSYVDVPLDRWRADVLARAGLPPHTEQHIATMARLHHENRYDRTSDDVERLTGVPAQSVEAFVAAHKDLYLG, encoded by the coding sequence ATGACCGCCAACGACCTAGTTCTCATCGCCAACGCCGGTGACGTGGGCCGCGGGGTCCTCGACCAGCTGCGCGCACAGGACGTACCCGTCCGCGTACTGGTCCGCCACGACGACGACCGCGCGGCCGGGCTGCGCGCCCTCGGAGCCGAGGTCGTCGTCGGTGACCTGACCCGGCCGGAGAGCGTCGCCGCCGCGCTGCGGGGCGTCGGGAAGATGTACTTCGCGATGCCCGTGTCGCCGGACCACCTGCTGGCGACGACCGTGGTGGCCACCGTGGCCCGCGACTGCGCGGAGCTGGACGTGCTGGTCGGCATGTCGCAGATGACGGTCTCGCAGATGACCGCCACCAGCACCGCGGAGTCGGACCAGCAGCGGCTGCACTGGCTGGGCGAGCAGGTGCTGAACTGGTCGGGCCTGCCGGTGGTGCACATCCGCCCCACGTCGTTCCTGGACAACCCTCTCTTCACCACGCTGGCGGCACGGTCCATCCGCGAGAACGGCACCATCGCGCTGCCCTTCGGCACCGGGCGCACCTCACCGGTCGCCGTCGTCGACGTCGCGCGAGTGGTCGCCGCGGTCCTCCTCGATCCACCTCCGCACATCGGCCACGTCTACGAGTTGACCGGTCCCCGCTCGATGGACATGACCGAGATGGCCGAGGAGTTCTCGCGAGCACTTGGGCGTCCGGTGTCCTACGTGGACGTGCCGCTGGACCGGTGGCGGGCCGACGTGCTCGCCCGGGCGGGCCTGCCGCCGCACACCGAACAGCACATCGCCACCATGGCCCGACTGCACCACGAGAACCGCTACGACCGGACATCCGACGACGTCGAACGTCTGACGGGGGTACCCGCCCAGTCGGTCGAGGCGTTCGTGGCCGCGCACAAGGACCTCTACCTGGGCTGA
- a CDS encoding methyltransferase domain-containing protein has translation MLVVQHLREEGPYAVGEALAAAGLRMRPCRVWAGDPLPENLAGVEALVVMGGPMAAYSDAGFPTRDAELELLRAALAAEVPVLGVCLGAQLLAVAAGGTARTGSGAQVGWGEVRTRAAAARDPLFTGTPERLRVLHWHTDTMELPPGAVPLASCARYPAQAFRVGGAAWGLQFHLEADEAAVDAFVAAFPEEAATTPGLREAAQVELAALAPHRDRVFGRFAALVAARAERTATRTFFTPKAAAWETRFAADGPRYEAAVARLGLSPGQTALDLGCGTGRALPALRAEVGDKGTVLGVDVTPAMLVTAAREGRAGRARLLLADCHRLPLPPGAADGIFTAGLLDHLPDPTTALREWARVTAPGGALLLFHPSGRAERARRHGRPLSPDDPLGEPNLRPLLDGSGWQLDRYEDASAYFLARAVRTC, from the coding sequence GTGCTGGTGGTGCAGCACCTGCGGGAGGAAGGCCCGTACGCGGTGGGCGAGGCGCTGGCGGCCGCGGGGCTGCGGATGCGGCCCTGCCGGGTGTGGGCAGGGGATCCGTTGCCCGAGAACCTGGCCGGAGTCGAGGCGCTCGTGGTGATGGGCGGCCCGATGGCCGCGTACAGCGATGCCGGCTTTCCCACCCGAGATGCCGAACTCGAGCTGCTGCGCGCGGCGTTGGCCGCCGAGGTGCCGGTGCTCGGGGTGTGCCTGGGTGCGCAGTTGCTGGCGGTGGCGGCGGGTGGCACGGCCCGTACGGGGTCCGGGGCGCAGGTGGGCTGGGGCGAAGTGCGGACGCGTGCGGCGGCGGCCAGGGATCCACTGTTCACGGGCACGCCCGAGCGGCTGCGCGTGCTGCACTGGCATACCGACACCATGGAACTGCCGCCCGGGGCAGTTCCGTTGGCGTCCTGCGCACGGTATCCGGCGCAGGCCTTCCGCGTGGGTGGGGCCGCGTGGGGCCTCCAGTTCCACCTGGAGGCCGACGAGGCGGCCGTGGACGCGTTCGTGGCGGCGTTCCCGGAGGAGGCCGCCACCACTCCGGGGCTGCGGGAGGCCGCGCAGGTCGAGCTGGCCGCACTGGCCCCGCACCGGGACCGGGTGTTCGGGAGGTTCGCGGCGCTGGTGGCCGCGCGGGCCGAACGCACCGCGACCCGGACCTTCTTCACTCCGAAGGCCGCTGCCTGGGAGACCCGCTTCGCCGCCGACGGCCCGCGATACGAGGCGGCCGTCGCCCGCCTGGGACTGAGCCCCGGCCAGACGGCCCTGGACCTGGGCTGCGGCACCGGACGTGCCCTGCCGGCCCTGCGCGCGGAGGTGGGCGACAAGGGGACGGTACTGGGCGTGGACGTCACCCCGGCCATGCTCGTGACCGCCGCCCGCGAGGGCCGCGCCGGCCGCGCCCGCCTGCTGCTCGCCGACTGTCATCGGCTGCCGCTGCCGCCCGGGGCGGCGGACGGGATCTTCACCGCCGGGCTGCTCGACCACCTCCCCGACCCGACGACCGCCCTGCGCGAATGGGCGAGGGTCACCGCGCCGGGCGGCGCGCTGCTCCTGTTCCACCCCTCGGGCCGCGCCGAACGAGCCCGCCGCCACGGCCGCCCGCTGAGCCCCGACGACCCGCTGGGCGAGCCGAACCTGCGGCCCCTGCTGGACGGCAGCGGCTGGCAACTGGACCGCTACGAGGACGCCTCCGCGTACTTCCTGGCCCGCGCCGTCCGCACCTGCTGA
- a CDS encoding DUF1684 domain-containing protein, translated as MSPSVSHSLADQPPADAVGQWHAWRAERHQALTSPAGNLALVETRWLPAGADPDTEKAAAGQPDTVTVTALRRIDLVTGGSEDGLRFWDADAPAIRHFDRVDAFPYDPAWVLHATYTPVSGARRVSFEHIRDNGGSRDLVVPGDITLTVDGRDYTLSAFDDDGTLLLVFGDPTNGDTTYGAGRFLFVQRTEDEHRVLLDFNRAFVPPCGFSDQYNCPMPPRQNRFHLPVEAGEKLPVFRAGFAAQH; from the coding sequence ATGAGTCCCTCCGTGTCCCACTCCCTCGCTGACCAGCCCCCCGCCGACGCCGTCGGACAGTGGCACGCGTGGCGCGCCGAGCGTCACCAGGCCCTCACCTCGCCGGCCGGGAACCTCGCCCTCGTCGAGACCCGCTGGCTCCCCGCCGGCGCGGACCCGGACACGGAGAAGGCGGCGGCCGGTCAGCCGGACACCGTGACGGTCACCGCGCTGCGGCGAATCGATCTCGTCACCGGCGGGTCCGAGGACGGCCTGCGCTTCTGGGACGCGGACGCGCCCGCCATCCGCCACTTCGACCGGGTCGACGCCTTCCCCTACGACCCCGCCTGGGTGCTGCACGCGACCTACACGCCCGTGTCCGGTGCCCGGCGTGTGTCGTTCGAGCACATCAGGGACAACGGCGGCAGCCGCGACCTGGTCGTCCCCGGCGACATCACCCTCACCGTCGACGGCCGCGATTACACCCTCAGCGCCTTCGACGACGACGGCACCCTTCTGCTCGTCTTCGGCGATCCCACCAACGGGGACACCACATACGGCGCCGGCCGCTTCCTCTTCGTACAGCGCACGGAGGACGAGCACCGCGTCCTCCTCGACTTCAACCGCGCCTTCGTACCGCCCTGCGGATTCTCGGATCAGTACAACTGTCCGATGCCGCCGCGGCAGAACCGCTTCCACCTGCCCGTCGAGGCGGGCGAGAAGCTCCCCGTCTTCCGCGCCGGCTTCGCCGCGCAGCACTGA